In Nitrosophilus alvini, the following are encoded in one genomic region:
- the cysK gene encoding cysteine synthase A: MRYANDVTELIGNTPLVKINSFSKETGALILGKCEFMNPTHSVKDRIGANMILKAFENGKIDKNSVLIEPTSGNTGIALASVAAAMGIKLILTMPSSMSIERRKLLAAMGAELVLTDPAKGMAGAVEKAIELAEEIEGAVILQQFENPANPEIHIKTTAQEILRDTEGNIDIFVAGVGTGGTITGVGKVLKEHNPKIQIVAVEPVSSPVLSGGKPGPHKIQGIGAGFIPKVLDTHIYDEIITVSDEVAVSTAKKLAKEEGLLVGISSGANVFAAAKIARRAGNEGKTIVTMLNDTGERYLSSGLFE; this comes from the coding sequence ATGAGATATGCGAACGATGTAACCGAACTTATAGGCAATACGCCGCTTGTAAAGATAAACTCTTTTTCAAAAGAGACCGGAGCTCTTATTTTGGGAAAATGCGAATTTATGAATCCGACCCATTCGGTTAAAGACAGAATCGGTGCAAATATGATTCTTAAAGCCTTCGAAAACGGCAAAATCGATAAAAACAGCGTCCTGATAGAGCCCACAAGCGGTAATACAGGTATCGCCCTGGCATCTGTAGCGGCGGCTATGGGAATCAAACTTATATTAACTATGCCGAGCTCAATGAGTATAGAGAGACGAAAACTCCTTGCGGCTATGGGTGCCGAACTTGTTCTGACAGATCCTGCAAAAGGGATGGCCGGAGCAGTCGAAAAGGCGATAGAGCTGGCAGAGGAGATAGAAGGTGCAGTAATTTTGCAGCAGTTTGAAAATCCTGCAAATCCAGAAATTCATATAAAAACTACTGCACAGGAGATATTAAGAGATACAGAGGGTAACATAGATATTTTTGTTGCCGGAGTGGGTACCGGAGGTACAATAACAGGTGTGGGGAAAGTTCTGAAAGAACACAACCCGAAAATTCAAATCGTAGCGGTAGAACCTGTAAGCTCACCCGTACTTAGCGGAGGAAAACCTGGTCCCCACAAAATACAAGGAATTGGTGCAGGTTTTATTCCGAAGGTACTAGATACCCATATATATGACGAGATTATTACGGTAAGTGACGAAGTGGCAGTCTCAACAGCCAAAAAACTTGCAAAAGAGGAAGGTCTTCTTGTGGGTATATCATCTGGCGCAAACGTTTTTGCCGCTGCCAAAATAGCAAGAAGAGCAGGAAATGAAGGCAAAACGATTGTGACAATGCTGAACGATACCGGTGAAAGGTACCTCAGCAGCGGGCTTTTTGAGTAG
- a CDS encoding RrF2 family transcriptional regulator has protein sequence MTLLSSKGAYGLVAMYELSKEFQFAKPVKIKDIASRANIPQNYLEQLLNTLKKDGFVKSIRGAHGGYMLATHPSNIKVLDIIKSLEGDIKITETSTGNPVLELFYEEAQKKLEEIFDLALEDFKLYQQKVSNRLVYSI, from the coding sequence ATGACTCTCCTCTCCTCAAAAGGTGCATACGGCCTTGTCGCCATGTACGAACTCTCTAAAGAGTTTCAGTTTGCCAAACCTGTAAAGATAAAAGACATAGCGTCAAGAGCAAATATACCCCAAAACTATCTTGAACAGCTTTTGAATACACTCAAAAAGGACGGTTTTGTAAAGAGTATCAGGGGAGCTCATGGAGGATATATGCTGGCAACGCATCCGTCAAATATAAAAGTACTCGATATCATAAAATCACTTGAAGGGGATATAAAAATCACCGAAACATCTACAGGAAATCCTGTATTGGAACTTTTTTATGAAGAGGCTCAGAAGAAACTGGAAGAGATTTTCGACCTTGCTCTTGAAGATTTCAAACTCTATCAGCAAAAGGTCTCAAATCGGCTGGTTTACAGCATATAA
- a CDS encoding O-acetylhomoserine aminocarboxypropyltransferase/cysteine synthase family protein — MKDQTIALHYGYNKDEYKTMAVPIYQTTAYDFETAERAANLFALKELGPIYTRLNNPTTEVLENRIAALEKGAAAIATSSGQAAIFYAVANLAEAGDNIIVAKKIYGGATTLLTHTIKRFGIEARLFESDNAEDLEELIDDKTKAIFFESLSNPHISIADVDKIVEIASRHNVVTICDNTVATPIIFNPLTRGVDVVVHSASKYINGQGTAIGGLIVENKELNNKLIGNSKYPQFNEPDESYHGLVYADLPFPIFTLRVRLSLIRDIGAAPAPYNSWLHIQGLETLAIRIKEHSKNALKVAEFLENHPKVLKVNYPGLKSDANYEKAQKYFKEGLASGLVSFEVGDFEYAKKILDNTKLFSVVVNIGDSKSIITHPASTTHQQLSAEELEKTGVTPGLVRLSVGLESYEDLIEDLKQAMES, encoded by the coding sequence ATGAAAGACCAAACCATTGCTCTTCACTACGGATATAATAAAGATGAATACAAAACAATGGCTGTACCAATCTATCAGACAACTGCATATGATTTTGAAACAGCCGAGCGGGCTGCAAATCTTTTTGCACTCAAAGAACTGGGACCAATTTATACCAGGCTGAACAATCCCACAACCGAAGTTTTGGAAAACAGAATAGCAGCACTCGAAAAAGGTGCTGCAGCTATCGCTACTTCAAGCGGACAGGCTGCGATATTTTATGCTGTGGCAAACCTTGCTGAAGCAGGCGACAATATAATTGTAGCGAAAAAGATATACGGCGGAGCGACTACGCTTCTTACGCATACTATAAAAAGATTCGGTATTGAAGCAAGGCTTTTTGAGAGCGACAACGCAGAAGACCTGGAAGAGCTCATTGACGATAAAACAAAAGCGATATTTTTCGAATCGCTTTCAAACCCGCATATCAGCATTGCTGATGTTGATAAAATAGTTGAGATCGCCTCCAGGCACAATGTGGTAACCATATGCGACAACACCGTAGCAACACCAATAATTTTCAATCCTCTGACCAGAGGCGTTGATGTGGTGGTTCACAGCGCCAGCAAATATATAAACGGTCAGGGAACCGCAATAGGCGGCCTTATAGTGGAGAACAAAGAGCTCAATAATAAACTTATAGGAAACAGTAAATATCCGCAGTTCAATGAGCCGGACGAAAGTTACCACGGGCTTGTATATGCAGACCTTCCCTTTCCTATCTTTACGCTCAGGGTCAGACTCTCTTTGATAAGAGATATAGGAGCGGCCCCTGCACCATATAACTCTTGGCTGCATATCCAGGGACTGGAAACTCTTGCCATAAGAATAAAAGAGCACTCAAAAAATGCTTTGAAAGTCGCAGAGTTTCTTGAAAACCATCCGAAGGTGCTCAAAGTAAACTATCCCGGACTCAAAAGCGATGCCAACTACGAAAAGGCACAAAAATATTTCAAAGAGGGATTGGCTTCGGGACTCGTCAGTTTTGAAGTGGGCGATTTTGAATATGCAAAAAAGATCCTTGACAATACAAAACTCTTTTCAGTCGTTGTAAATATAGGTGACTCAAAGTCTATAATAACACATCCGGCAAGCACAACGCATCAGCAGTTGAGTGCCGAAGAGCTTGAAAAGACGGGTGTAACTCCCGGTTTGGTAAGACTAAGTGTTGGGCTTGAGTCGTATGAAGACCTTATCGAGGATCTTAAACAGGCTATGGAGAGCTGA